A single genomic interval of Eptesicus fuscus isolate TK198812 chromosome 10, DD_ASM_mEF_20220401, whole genome shotgun sequence harbors:
- the LOC103283920 gene encoding patr class I histocompatibility antigen, A-126 alpha chain-like isoform X7, whose protein sequence is MGSPTCLLLLWGALALTETWAGPHSLRFFSTAVSRPGGGEARYLEVSYVDDTQFERFDSDSESQRAEPRAPWMEREDPGIWDLSTRNSKAKAQNFRVNLQTALEYYNQSEDGSHTLQEMYGCDMGPDGRLLRGYRQFAYDGTDYLALNEDLRSWTAADTAAQITRRKWEAAGEAERVRNLLEGECLEWLRRLLEKGKEELQRADPPKTHVTHHPISDREVTLRCWARGFYPADISLTWQRDGEEQTQDMELVETRPAGDGTFQKWAALVVPPGEEQRYTCHVQHEGLAEPLTLRWEPSSWATIPLLGLIVGLVILGAVVTGAVMWRRRKLSGGQGGSYSQAASSDSAQGSDVSLMASKA, encoded by the exons ATGGGGTCCCCAAcctgcctcctgctgctctggggggccctggccctgaccgAGACCTGGGCGG gcccccactcccTGAGATTTTTCTCCACCGCCGTGTCCCGGCCCGGCGGCGGGGAGGCCCGGTACCTGGAAGTCAGCTACGTGGACGACACGCAGTTCGAGCGGTTCGACAGCGACTCGGAGAGTCAGAGGGCGGAGCCGCGGGCGCCCTGGATGGAGCGGGAGGACCCGGGCATTTGGGACCTGAGCACCCGGAACTCCAAGGCCAAGGCACAGAATTTCCGAGTGAATCTGCAGACCGCCCTGGAGTACTACAACCAGAGCGAGGACG GGTCTCACACGCTCCAGGAGATGTATGGCTGTGACATGGGGCCGGACGGGCGCCTCCTCCGCGGTTATCGCCAGTTCGCCTACGATGGCACCGACTACCTCGCCCTGAACGAGGACCTGCGCTCCTGGACCGCGGCCGACACCGCGGCTCAGATCACCCGGCGCAAGTGGGAGGCGGCCGGTGAGGCTGAGCGAGTAAGGAACCTCCTGGAGGGGGAGTGCCTGGAGTGGCTGCGCAGACtcctggagaaagggaaggaggagctgCAGCGCGCAG ACCCTCCAAAGACACACGTGACCCACCACCCCATCTCTGACCGCGAGGTCACCCTGAGGTGCTGGGCCCGGGGCTTCTACCCTGCGGACATCAGCCTGACCTGGCAGCGTGATGGGGAGGAGCAGACCCAGGACATGGAGCTTGTGGAGACCCGGCCCGCGGGGGATGGGACCTTCCAGAAGTGGGCGGCCCTGGTGGTGCCCCCTGGAGAGGAGCAGAGATACACGTGCCATGTGCAGCACGAGGGGCTGGCCGAGCCCCTGACCCtgagatggg agCCATCTTCTTGGGCCACCATCCCCCTACTGGGCCTCATTGTGGGCCTGGTCATCCTTGGAGCTGTGGTCACTGGAGCTGtgatgtggaggaggaggaagctctcag GTGGACAAGGAGGGAGCTATTCTCAAGCTGCCA GCAGCGATAGTGCCCAGGGCTCTGATGTATCTCTCATGGCTTCTAAAG CGTGA
- the LOC103283920 gene encoding patr class I histocompatibility antigen, A-126 alpha chain-like isoform X8 — MGSPTCLLLLWGALALTETWAGPHSLRFFSTAVSRPGGGEARYLEVSYVDDTQFERFDSDSESQRAEPRAPWMEREDPGIWDLSTRNSKAKAQNFRVNLQTALEYYNQSEDGSHTLQEMYGCDMGPDGRLLRGYRQFAYDGTDYLALNEDLRSWTAADTAAQITRRKWEAAGEAERVRNLLEGECLEWLRRLLEKGKEELQRADPPKTHVTHHPISDREVTLRCWARGFYPADISLTWQRDGEEQTQDMELVETRPAGDGTFQKWAALVVPPGEEQRYTCHVQHEGLAEPLTLRWEPSSWATIPLLGLIVGLVILGAVVTGAVMWRRRKLSGGQGGSYSQAASSDSAQGSDASLTASKA; from the exons ATGGGGTCCCCAAcctgcctcctgctgctctggggggccctggccctgaccgAGACCTGGGCGG gcccccactcccTGAGATTTTTCTCCACCGCCGTGTCCCGGCCCGGCGGCGGGGAGGCCCGGTACCTGGAAGTCAGCTACGTGGACGACACGCAGTTCGAGCGGTTCGACAGCGACTCGGAGAGTCAGAGGGCGGAGCCGCGGGCGCCCTGGATGGAGCGGGAGGACCCGGGCATTTGGGACCTGAGCACCCGGAACTCCAAGGCCAAGGCACAGAATTTCCGAGTGAATCTGCAGACCGCCCTGGAGTACTACAACCAGAGCGAGGACG GGTCTCACACGCTCCAGGAGATGTATGGCTGTGACATGGGGCCGGACGGGCGCCTCCTCCGCGGTTATCGCCAGTTCGCCTACGATGGCACCGACTACCTCGCCCTGAACGAGGACCTGCGCTCCTGGACCGCGGCCGACACCGCGGCTCAGATCACCCGGCGCAAGTGGGAGGCGGCCGGTGAGGCTGAGCGAGTAAGGAACCTCCTGGAGGGGGAGTGCCTGGAGTGGCTGCGCAGACtcctggagaaagggaaggaggagctgCAGCGCGCAG ACCCTCCAAAGACACACGTGACCCACCACCCCATCTCTGACCGCGAGGTCACCCTGAGGTGCTGGGCCCGGGGCTTCTACCCTGCGGACATCAGCCTGACCTGGCAGCGTGATGGGGAGGAGCAGACCCAGGACATGGAGCTTGTGGAGACCCGGCCCGCGGGGGATGGGACCTTCCAGAAGTGGGCGGCCCTGGTGGTGCCCCCTGGAGAGGAGCAGAGATACACGTGCCATGTGCAGCACGAGGGGCTGGCCGAGCCCCTGACCCtgagatggg agCCATCTTCTTGGGCCACCATCCCCCTACTGGGCCTCATTGTGGGCCTGGTCATCCTTGGAGCTGTGGTCACTGGAGCTGtgatgtggaggaggaggaagctctcag GTGGACAAGGAGGGAGCTATTCTCAAGCTGCCA